The Desulfovibrio sp. UCD-KL4C genome contains the following window.
GTGAATGTGAGCTTGGCTGCCCGACCTGCGTACATTCTCCTAAATGCGGATCAGGCAATCGCCCTATTGATAAAAGCGCCGCAATTTTTGTTTTGCAAAATATGATACACGGTGAAACACCTACAAATATAGAGGATATTAATATGATCCTTCAACCTTTCGGCGAAGAAATTAAAAAAGAAGTAACTGAACCTAAAAACTTCGGAGTTTTAGATGTTGAAACCAGACGCTCTGCTCAAGAAGTAGGCGGTTGGAATAAAGCTGAACGCATGGGAATTTCTATTGCCGTGCTCTATGACTCAAACGAAGACAAATACTTTAATTATGAAGAACACCAGATACCTGAAATGGTAGAACACCTTAAAAAACTTGATCTTATCATCGGATTTAATATTGATAGATTTGATTACAAAGTCCTTTCAGGAATACACGCCTTTAACTACAAAGGTTTACCAACACTGGACCTGCTTATAAAAGTACATGAAAAATTAGGATACAGACTTAAACTGGATAATCTGGCACAGGCAACTTTAGATACAGCTAAAAGTGCTGATGGATTACAGGCACTTGAATGGTGGAAAGAAGGAAAACTTGATCTTATAACCAAGTACTGCCAACAGGATGTTGCCGTAACCAGAGATGTTTATCTATTCGGTAAAAAGCATGGTTACGTTCTTTTTACTAACAAAGATAAGAAAAAAGTGCGGTTGCCTGTTGATTGGTAGGAAATAAAAATGGTGGCGAGTATTCTTTTTAAATTACTTCGCCACCAACTAAAATCTAAATAGCTCCATAAGATTCATCATCAATTACACTATCTTTTCTAGTTTTTTTGACTCTTACTTTATGTTTTTTAGGTTTTACGACTACTTTACCACCTGATTTAACAATTTTTTCTAAATAGTTAAGTTTATATTGAGCTGCTTGTGGGTTAGGATATGTATCAACAATATCTTTAATCAACTCTAATGCTTTTGGGTACTCATGTTTTTGCTCATAAATATCTGCAAGCATAAACGCTGCTTCTGCATGAATACTTTTAGGAGCATCTTTCATAACTATCAATTTTTTAAGTTCTGACTCAGCCCTTTGCCATGCTTGGATAAGAGTCAAAGTATTCGCCATTTCATATAAAGCTTTAGCTTTTACACTTGGATCAGCAGTATTTTCTGCCAGATCGTTGTATGTGTAAATTGCCAGATCATAATTTCTTAAATAACCAAATGTTTTGGCTAGCAAAGCTCTTGTAGTATCAATCTGCTTTGATGCCTGATCTGGAAATTCTAAGCTTTTTTCAAGAGCTTCAACGGCCAACTTATACTGGCCATTTCGTATATACATCTCTGCAAGTTTACGCTTCAAACTTGGAGCAAGATTGCTTCTATGCCCAAATTCAAGATACATAGCTTCAAGCAGAGAAGCTCCCTTTTCACTGTCTTGTCGAACTTCAGAGTAAATTTTTACAAGATAATTCCATGCTTCAAGTCTATCTTTGCCTTGTGGATTATCTTCAAGATACCTTTCAAAACCTTTTTCGGACTCAACATAAAATCCGCTTATAAAATTCTTACGTGCTTTTTCAATTACTCCAGAATCAGTACCCGAAGGTTTTTCGCACCCCTGAACCAAAAGGATCAGGGATACGAAAATTAATATCAACCATTGTCTCATGATTCGGTTTCTTCCTCACCAGGAGCTTCATCTTCAATACCGTCATCCATTACAAGGTCAAACCCGACAGCATTATCATTATCAGCCATCCTGACAAGTCTTACGCCTTGAGTTGCTCTTCCTACAAGACTTACATCCTTAACTCCAAGGCGGATAATCTTGTTACCTGAAGTAAGAATAACAACTTCATCTTCAGGTGAAACCATAATGGAACCTAAAACTTTACCAGTTTTAGCAGTAACACGCATACTGATTATACCTTTACCGCCTCTTGTTTGAAGACGATGCTGCTCAATATTTGTGCGTTTACCGTAACCGCCTTCGGATATAGTGAGTAGCTGGGTACGTTCTTCATCACCTGTGACAACGCCTGAAACGACTTCATCTTTAGGACGGAGAGCAATACCTTTTACACCACTAGCTACTCTACCCATTGCACGGGCGTCCTGACAGCTAAATCTAATTGAAGTACCGTTCTTGGTTACAAGAATTGCTTCAGAATCAGCATAAACTTCTTTTACCGTGATCAGCTGGTCGTCTTCTCTCATGCTGACTGCCCTGATTCCGGACTGTCTGCAATTGCGATAAAGTGCGATACTGGAACGTTTTATCATTCCCTTCTTAGTCACAAATAGGAAGAAACGCTCTTCTTCAAATTCACGCATGGTAAGGGCAGTTGCTATTGCTTCATCTTTTTCAAGCGGTAGCAGATTGGCAATATGTGCGCCTCTGGCTATACGGCTCGATTCCGGGACCTGATGTACTTTAATTTTGAACATCTTTCCTTTGGAAGTGAACAGCACTAAAAATTGATGATTAGAAGTTGTCAGGAAAGTATGGATAAAGTCTCCATCTTTGGTTTGAACTCCTGCAATACCTTTTCCGCCTCTCTTCTGCTGCTGATAGTTGGAGAGAGGAGTACGCTTAATATAACCGCGTCTTGAAAGAGTAATAACAGCATCATCATCAGGAATCAGATCTTCGATATCAATATCATCAGGATTCTGATCCATGAGAACTGTTTTGCGTTCAGTAGAATAAGAATTTTTGACTTCAATCAATTCTTCTCTGATTACTGATTTCAAAACATCTTCATTTTCTAAAATACTTTTGAAGTATTCAATCTTTTTGAGAATTTCAGCATATTCTTCAAGAATTTTTTCATGTTCAAGGTTGGTAAGTCTCTGCAATCTCATATCAAGAATTGCCTGAGCCTGAACCCTTGAAAATTCAAAACGATCCATGAGTCCAAGTCTGGCTTCATCTCCATTGCTTGACGCTCTGATGATTTTTACAACTTCATCAATGTTATCAAGAGCAATTTTTAAACCTTCGAGGATATGGGCGCGTTTTTCACATTTATCAAGATCAAACCTTGTACGCCTGATAATAACTTCACGGCGATGTTCCAAAAAGAAGCTAAGAACCTGTTTGAGGTTCATAAGCATCGGTCTGTTACCTGAAACAGCCATCATGTTAATACCGAAGCTGGTTTCAAGCTGAGTGAATTTGTATAGTGAGTTAATGATGATATCAGGTATTGATCCTCGTTTAAGGTCAATAACGATACGGATACCTTTACGGTCTGATTCATCGCGAAGGTCAGAAACACCTTCAATTCTACCTTCTCCGACGAGAAGAGCTATCTTTTCAACAAGTGTTGATTTGTTAAGGGCATAAGGAATTTCTGTTATAACGATACTTTGCTTACCGCTTTTACTTTCTTCAACTCCTAAAACACCTCTTATCTTAATACTTCCGCGACCTGTTTTGTAAGCGTCTACCAGACCTTTACCACCGAAACATAATCCTGCAGTAGGAAAGTCAGGACCTTTGATGAACTTCATAAGATCATCAATTTCGCATTCAGGAGTATCAAGAAGATGAACTGTTCCATCTAGTAATTCACCTAAGTTATGCGGCGGAATATTAGTTGCCATACCAACTGCGATACCTGAAGTACCATTTAGCAGAAGGTTAGGTACTTTTGTAGGTAAAACAGTCGGTTCCTGCAGAGAGTTATCATAGTTATCTCTGAAATCGACTGTATTTTTTTCAAGGTCAGCTAAAAACTCAGAACTGAGTTTTGACATTCTTGATTCAGTATAACGCATAGCAGCCGCAGCATCGCCGTCAATGGAACCGAAGTTACCTTGACCGTCAACAAGCGGATCGCGCATTGAGAAACCCTGCGCCATACGTACTAAGGCATCGTATACAGCAGTATCACCATGAGGGTGATATTTACCGATTACGTCACCGACGATACGGGCAGACTTCTTATAAGATCTGTTATAGCTGTTTCCAAGTTCATGCATAGCGTAAAGAATACGCCTGTGAACCGGCTTTAGACCATCTCTTACGTCAGGAATAGCTCTACCTATGATGACGCTTAGAGAATATTCTAAGTACGATTTTTTAATT
Protein-coding sequences here:
- a CDS encoding tetratricopeptide repeat protein; its protein translation is MRQWLILIFVSLILLVQGCEKPSGTDSGVIEKARKNFISGFYVESEKGFERYLEDNPQGKDRLEAWNYLVKIYSEVRQDSEKGASLLEAMYLEFGHRSNLAPSLKRKLAEMYIRNGQYKLAVEALEKSLEFPDQASKQIDTTRALLAKTFGYLRNYDLAIYTYNDLAENTADPSVKAKALYEMANTLTLIQAWQRAESELKKLIVMKDAPKSIHAEAAFMLADIYEQKHEYPKALELIKDIVDTYPNPQAAQYKLNYLEKIVKSGGKVVVKPKKHKVRVKKTRKDSVIDDESYGAI
- the gyrA gene encoding DNA gyrase subunit A, whose amino-acid sequence is MAQISIEEEIKKSYLEYSLSVIIGRAIPDVRDGLKPVHRRILYAMHELGNSYNRSYKKSARIVGDVIGKYHPHGDTAVYDALVRMAQGFSMRDPLVDGQGNFGSIDGDAAAAMRYTESRMSKLSSEFLADLEKNTVDFRDNYDNSLQEPTVLPTKVPNLLLNGTSGIAVGMATNIPPHNLGELLDGTVHLLDTPECEIDDLMKFIKGPDFPTAGLCFGGKGLVDAYKTGRGSIKIRGVLGVEESKSGKQSIVITEIPYALNKSTLVEKIALLVGEGRIEGVSDLRDESDRKGIRIVIDLKRGSIPDIIINSLYKFTQLETSFGINMMAVSGNRPMLMNLKQVLSFFLEHRREVIIRRTRFDLDKCEKRAHILEGLKIALDNIDEVVKIIRASSNGDEARLGLMDRFEFSRVQAQAILDMRLQRLTNLEHEKILEEYAEILKKIEYFKSILENEDVLKSVIREELIEVKNSYSTERKTVLMDQNPDDIDIEDLIPDDDAVITLSRRGYIKRTPLSNYQQQKRGGKGIAGVQTKDGDFIHTFLTTSNHQFLVLFTSKGKMFKIKVHQVPESSRIARGAHIANLLPLEKDEAIATALTMREFEEERFFLFVTKKGMIKRSSIALYRNCRQSGIRAVSMREDDQLITVKEVYADSEAILVTKNGTSIRFSCQDARAMGRVASGVKGIALRPKDEVVSGVVTGDEERTQLLTISEGGYGKRTNIEQHRLQTRGGKGIISMRVTAKTGKVLGSIMVSPEDEVVILTSGNKIIRLGVKDVSLVGRATQGVRLVRMADNDNAVGFDLVMDDGIEDEAPGEEETES